Below is a genomic region from Candidatus Dependentiae bacterium.
TATGAGAGTATGTTTGTTTAGTTGGGTAATTGCATGGCTGTATTTTTCATTCCAGGTGAAAATATCAGCAGTCAAATCATGCAAGGCGCTGGCAAATGGCAGATTGCTCTTTATTGCTTTTGCTATGAGATTCTCATAATAACTATTAGCGTGAATATCCCACGTTGCTTGCGTAAGTTTTGGTAGTTGCAAGTTGAGCTGATGCATTTGTGCTACAATTGTAGCTATTTTTTTTGCGTATTCTCTATTCGTTAAGTTTTGACTCAGAATAGTACCTGGCATCCAGGGATAAATAATAAAAAATGCATTATCCAATTCAATGACTGATTTGTTATCATTTGTGATGCTGACTACTGCTGGAATTCCTTTTTCAAAGAACATTCTTGCAATGGTTTCCGTTGCTTCATAACGATCCAGCACGCCCATTTTTTGCATAATTTTAGGACTTAATACTTTAACTGCATAGTGTCCTCTATCTGTGGTTACGTACCACATTTCATGTAATAATCCGCCAGCAACAGGCGTTGGGTCAGTAATTATATGGCCTACATTTACTGTTTCACAAATAATTTCCAATTGTCTTCTACGCAATTCAAGCATTATTTTTCCTGCGACGTAAGTAAAAACATTTTTAAATATCTTTGGTTATCTGCTTTATAAAATCATCCATCTCTTTTGGTGATTTCAGAATATAGATCTGTTTTTTATCTTTGAACTGATCAAGGGTATCAACAACCAGATTTCTATGCCGTTTATTAAAATCACAAATCCACTTCAAGAACGTAAAAAATTTGAAATTGAACCATTGCTTACAATCTTCAGAATTACCCGGAATTACTTTGCCATAGTTGGCAATTAATCGTTTAAACACATTGTAGATGCATCGAGAACGTGAAATATCTAAAAATATAACAACATCCGCGCATAGAACACGATGACGAAGAACTTTAAGAGCTAACCCTTCTATAATCCATGCTTCCTGTTCCAATAAATCATTATGTATAGCGTGAAACTCCTCCAAATCACGTTTTTCCCAATGAGGCTTCCACTGATATTGGTCAAGATGGTATAGTGGCAGTTGGAGCTTTTCTTGAATCTGGAGTGCCAATGTTGTCTTACCCGAGCCAGCATTACCGATAATAACTATTTTTCTATGAGATGGTTTAATCATTGCTTCTTCACATTGTTATCAAAAGATTTAACAATGTAATCGATGCCCAGTTTGCCCTCGCGCTCAAGAGCATGGTCACCAGACTTATGTCCAAAATTAATGAGGTTCAAACAATGATTAATCGCTCGAAATCGTGCAAGATCCCATGTATCTTGTGAGATTGGTCCATAGATTTCTTTAAAGCGCACATGAGTATGTGGTGGTAAAAAACTATGAATAACAGCAAGATCTGCTGCGGGTGAATTCAAATGAATATCTCCCCAATCAATAATTCCCGTAAGATGATTGTACTCATCGATGAGGAAATGTCGCACATATAAATCACCATGAACAATTACTTTTTCTTGAAGCAGCGATAATTTTTGCGAATATTCAATAATGTTACATAGAGCATCTTTGTGTGGCAGTAACCCTAACGATTCTAACTCTTCCATTAATGCTATAATTCTTGAAGTACGAACCGCAACATTAAGTCTGTCTATCACATCTCCTGGAATAATATTTTCAAATGCTTGAATTGGAACATGATGTAGAACTTTTAAAAACTGCGCCAGTGGTTCTACGAACGCTACACGTTGCTCATCTGAAAGATTAGCGTTGCATGCTGTATGACCGGGCAATATTCGATAGCCAAGAAATGGCCAAGGGTATTCTTTAGTTGGCTCACCTTGCCACTGAGGATTAGGAATAGCGATCGGTAGCTTATTGGCTAATTGTGGCAATGCAACCATTTCATGCATCAGCAAATTCACAGCAACTTCTCTTCGTGGAAACCTGAAGATATATTCATTGTTGATTAAGTAAGCAGTATTATCCCAACCCGATCCAAATAAAGTAATAGTCGAAGCATTAAGTTCAGGAAATTGACTTTTTATGAGCATTAATGCTTTTTCTGATTCAATAATATTCTCTGCTTGCCAAGGATTTGCCATGAAATCGCTCCTTATAATTTTACCCTATTTAACATCATATCTCATAAAGAGTGCTGGGCCCCATGGAGCATCAACAACGCCAACACGCTTAAAACCAACTTTCTCATAACACTTAATGGCAACAGTATTCGTCGGCTTAGGATCAAGAATAATCGTTGTTATATGTGGCTCCAAAACTTGTGTTATATAGGTAATAAATTCTTGAAGCATACGTGTGCCGTAACCTTTACCCAGATACTGTGGATCACCTATCAATTGATCAATGCCCACCGTGGTTTCAGGCAAATCACCTGGCGCCCATATGCCACCCGTGTTTTGATCATCGCGATTGAAGTAATAATACTGGATATAACCAAAAGGAACATCATTAAGTTTTGAAATGTAGGCAAAAGTATCTTTTGAGCGACTGCGAGTAACAAAGTGTTTAATAAAGTCTTCTTCTGCCTCTGGTGTTGGCCACCATTGCTCTACATGAGGTTCTTGAAACCATGTACGCAGTAATGGCACATCATCTTCTGTGATTTTCTTGAAGGTGACCGTTTCTTGGTCTCCATGTTTGTTCATTGATAATCCTTGCACGTAGATGGTTACACTTATAAACAAAAAAATATTTCGATAAAACATGATTAAACCTTTCTTATTTCCTGGCCTTAAACGCAATTTTAACCTCTTGATTTGTATTATCAAGCAGCTCAACAGATGTTTTACCCTTAAGATATTTATCAAAAAAATCAACCAGCAGAGCTCGGGTAATTTTAATTACCTCTTTATGAGTTATTTTGCCCGGTTCTTTCGCCTGTGTAATAATATTCCAATCACTAAAAGACATATGATCCGCATCTTTCAAAACAATATGATATACATCATTGGTAAGATTCTCATAAAGCTTGGCGATTCGCTCCTGGTTATCCTTTATTACCTTATTGTAATAATCTTCATTCGGATGTCCGGCCGGAACAGTAAATGGCTGGCCAAAAAGAAACATAAATGGCTTATCAAAGCCAATGTCTTGATTTTCACCAAAAAGCGGGCCTTCTATATCTACCCCGGCTTTACAGCGAGGATCGATTCGACACAAAGAAACTGCTGCGGCACCACCAAATGAATGACCCATAATGCCGATATGATCAAGATTAAGCTTATTGGTGAATCTATGGTGTGGATCTTGCTGATTAATTAGAGCAAGCTGATCCATAACAAATTGTAAATCCTTTACCCAGGTGATTAATTCACGATTATGGGCTTTTTCGAGTTCTTCTTTGTTTTGAGCAAATTGTGCCCACTGGGTAGAGCCTCTGATTATTCTGCCATCAGGAAATTCAGTCGGTTCGGAAATATACGTATGATTAAGTGCGGCCACGATGTAGCCGTGGCTTGCCAGTTCTTCAAATAAGTTTGTGGAAAGATAATGAGGGCCGCCAAATCCGGGCGAAAAAAGGATGATTGGGTATGTGAGCTGTTTATCACTTACGGAAGCATTAAGATATGCATGCGTAATAACATCAGCACCAATATAGCCGCTGCCCCCAAATAAAAAGGGCTCTTTTTTTGCAAGCATCTCTTGTATGTGAAATTTTAAGCGTGAAGAAATATACGGAGCAAAGGTTTCGTTTCCTTGAAGTTTCGCAGGATACCACATGTGCATTACTAATTCGCGAAACGGATGTTCAGGATCGTACGAGTAAATTTCTTTGCGAGACGTATCAACTAAATGATACATTGTTGTGCCAACATTAAAAGATCCTGTAGGTGCCGGCAATTGTATAGATTTATTGGTCATGTAAAAACTCCCTAGAGCAATAATTATCATAAGAACAAAAATTGAAAAATATTTCCCTAAATGTGTAGGCAGCATATTCATCGCCTCACCATAGAACCGTTTTCAATATAATATTCAT
It encodes:
- a CDS encoding phosphotransferase encodes the protein MANPWQAENIIESEKALMLIKSQFPELNASTITLFGSGWDNTAYLINNEYIFRFPRREVAVNLLMHEMVALPQLANKLPIAIPNPQWQGEPTKEYPWPFLGYRILPGHTACNANLSDEQRVAFVEPLAQFLKVLHHVPIQAFENIIPGDVIDRLNVAVRTSRIIALMEELESLGLLPHKDALCNIIEYSQKLSLLQEKVIVHGDLYVRHFLIDEYNHLTGIIDWGDIHLNSPAADLAVIHSFLPPHTHVRFKEIYGPISQDTWDLARFRAINHCLNLINFGHKSGDHALEREGKLGIDYIVKSFDNNVKKQ
- a CDS encoding topology modulation protein (In Listeria monocytogenes this protein binds a specific sites on DNA, influencing the topology and transcription; regulates flaA, proU and ompC; is osmoregulated), whose protein sequence is MIKPSHRKIVIIGNAGSGKTTLALQIQEKLQLPLYHLDQYQWKPHWEKRDLEEFHAIHNDLLEQEAWIIEGLALKVLRHRVLCADVVIFLDISRSRCIYNVFKRLIANYGKVIPGNSEDCKQWFNFKFFTFLKWICDFNKRHRNLVVDTLDQFKDKKQIYILKSPKEMDDFIKQITKDI
- a CDS encoding GNAT family N-acetyltransferase; its protein translation is MNKHGDQETVTFKKITEDDVPLLRTWFQEPHVEQWWPTPEAEEDFIKHFVTRSRSKDTFAYISKLNDVPFGYIQYYYFNRDDQNTGGIWAPGDLPETTVGIDQLIGDPQYLGKGYGTRMLQEFITYITQVLEPHITTIILDPKPTNTVAIKCYEKVGFKRVGVVDAPWGPALFMRYDVK
- a CDS encoding phosphotransferase, encoding MLELRRRQLEIICETVNVGHIITDPTPVAGGLLHEMWYVTTDRGHYAVKVLSPKIMQKMGVLDRYEATETIARMFFEKGIPAVVSITNDNKSVIELDNAFFIIYPWMPGTILSQNLTNREYAKKIATIVAQMHQLNLQLPKLTQATWDIHANSYYENLIAKAIKSNLPFASALHDLTADIFTWNEKYSHAITQLNKHTLISHGDLDQKNVLWTDDGNPMIIDWEAARLLNPTQDIICIALDWSGFPSGTINIEFFTSIINAYKKAGGTINKDDIQASFDCIRGNCLNWMAYNIERSLDGDDEKNKLGIAQVQQTLDLLVYLTSHIQTLASLL